The following nucleotide sequence is from Sulfuricaulis sp..
AGGCCGAGTCGTTTGAGTGCTGAATCGACCTGTTCCGCGTTATTGTTACCACTGAGGCTCATGGCAACACGCAGATTTTCCGCCGGCGTGAGATCGCCCTGGATGCCATTGGTATGGCCGACGTAGGCAAGCTGGGCATGGTAGTCATCACCCAGTTTCTGGATGGCAGTGCCGTTCCAGCGAATTTCGCCGGCATGGGTGTGTGTCAGTCCGCAAAGTGCGCGCAGCAGCGTGGTTTTGCCGCTGCCGTTGGCGCCGGTGACATGCAGTAATTCTCCCGGCTTGAGAGAGAAGGACAGGTGCGCGAACAGGGGGCGGTCACCGCGGACACACTCCAGATCG
It contains:
- the ccmA gene encoding cytochrome c biogenesis heme-transporting ATPase CcmA codes for the protein MLEAVDLECVRGDRPLFAHLSFSLKPGELLHVTGANGSGKTTLLRALCGLTHTHAGEIRWNGTAIQKLGDDYHAQLAYVGHTNGIQGDLTPAENLRVAMSLSGNNNAEQVDSALKRLGLAAYHRFPSKILSQGQKRRLALARLMVERKPLWILDEPLSGLDVDSVSLMTTILLDHLTQGGLIVITSHQEIHVQTKTVLQIRDHERA